In one window of Mercurialis annua linkage group LG4, ddMerAnnu1.2, whole genome shotgun sequence DNA:
- the LOC126676319 gene encoding uncharacterized protein LOC126676319 — protein MYSPCAREVSEVCFHGCCTTPFHEPQSTPSRTSAAESRYDFELATVSSIHPNSQFTNHESLPSLEESFFNFTKAFSQYPLTDQADKIRQHEYHHLCSSDSVSLDYIGHGLFSYSQQETRNPSSLVASTSASPPPPPPSEAPFFDISCSSARLTSQLQYGGPESDLENQTRKRIMAFMNISEDDYTLVFTANQSSAFKLVADSYPFQSHRNLLTVYDYESEAVNLMIESSKRRGSRVMSAEFLWPSLRIHQTKLQKKILSKKKTKRRKRRGLFVFPLQSRITGNKYAYLWMSMAKENGWHVLLDASALGSKDMETLGLSIFKPDFLICSFFKVFGDNPSGFGCLFVKKSTCSILTDSDSIGIVRIVPAMTPTQLSHNSSTKSSDSNEVKQSNFKQKSPQIEEFNTAKNTEFQFKFKGLDHADSLGLILISNRARYLINWLVNALMSLQHPHGQPAIKIYGPKIKFNRGPAVAFNVFDWKGEKISPVLVQKLADRNNISLSCGVLLHILIPDRYEELKEEKFEGLNGKKREIKRQECGISVVTGSLGLLTNFEDVYKVWVFVSRFLDADFVEKERWRYTALNQKTIEV, from the coding sequence ATGTATTCACCTTGCGCCAGAGAGGTCTCAGAAGTCTGTTTTCATGGTTGCTGCACAACTCCTTTTCATGAACCTCAATCTACACCATCCCGAACCAGCGCTGCTGAGTCGCGGTACGACTTTGAATTAGCTACGGTTTCTTCTATACACCCGAATTCACAGTTCACTAATCATGAATCTCTCCCTTCATTAGAAGAatcttttttcaatttcaccaAAGCATTTTCACAGTACCCTCTCACTGATCAAGCTGACAAAATCAGACAACATGAATATCACCATCTCTGTTCATCCGATTCTGTTTCTCTTGACTATATTGGCCATGGCCTCTTCTCTTACTCTCAGCAAGAGACTCGCAATCCGTCTTCTTTGGTTGCATCAACCTCTGcttctcctcctcctcctccgccTTCGGAAGCTCCTTTTTTCGACATCTCATGTTCCTCAGCGAGATTAACCTCTCAATTACAGTATGGCGGACCTGAATCTGACCTGGAAAACCAAACCCGGAAAAGAATCATGGCGTTTATGAATATCTCCGAAGACGATTACACTCTAGTTTTTACTGCTAACCAATCATCAGCATTCAAACTTGTTGCAGACTCATACCCTTTTCAATCCCATAGAAATCTTCTTACAGTTTACGACTACGAAAGCGAAGCAGTGAATCTGATGATAGAAAGCTCCAAAAGAAGAGGGTCACGAGTCATGTCAGCTGAATTCTTATGGCCATCTCTAAGAATTCATCAAACAAAACTACAGAAGAAAATTCTAAGTAAGAAGAAGAcaaagagaagaaaaagaagaggaTTATTTGTGTTTCCACTTCAATCAAGAATTACAGGAAACAAATATGCATATCTATGGATGAGCATGGCTAAAGAAAATGGGTGGCATGTATTGCTTGATGCATCTGCATTAGGTTCTAAGGATATGGAAACCCTAGGATTGTCCATTTTCAAGCCAGATTTTCTCATCTGTTCATTTTTCAAGGTTTTTGGAGACAACCCATCAGGATTCGGCTGTCTGTTCGTGAAAAAGTCAACTTGTTCAATTCTAACAGATTCAGACAGCATAGGTATAGTTAGAATTGTCCCTGCCATGACACCAACTCAGCTTTCTCATAATTCCTCAACCAAAAGCTCAGACTCGAACGAAGTTAAACAGAGCAACTTTAAACAGAAATCCCCACAAATTGAGGAGTTCAACACAGCCAAAAACACAGAATTCCAGTTCAAATTCAAAGGGTTAGACCATGCAGATTCATTAGGGTTGATACTAATCAGTAACAGAGCGAGGTACTTGATAAACTGGTTGGTGAACGCATTGATGAGCCTTCAACATCCACATGGGCAGCCAGCCATTAAAATATACGGGCCAAAGATAAAATTCAATAGAGGACCAGCAGTGGCATTCAATGTATTCGATTGGAAAGGAGAAAAAATAAGCCCTGTACTGGTTCAAAAACTTGCTGACAGGAACAATATTTCTCTAAGCTGTGGAGTTTTGCTGCATATATTGATTCCTGACCGGTATGAAGAATTGAAGGAGGAGAAATTTGAGGGTTTAAATGGGAAAAAGAGAGAGATTAAGAGACAAGAATGTGGAATTTCTGTAGTGACAGGTTCGTTGGGATTGTTGACAAATTTTGAGGATGTTTATAAGGTTTGGGTATTTGTTTCAAGATTTTTGGATGCTGATTTTGTGGAAAAAGAGAGATGGAGATATACAGCTTTGAATCAGAAGACTATTGAGGTTTAG
- the LOC126677825 gene encoding hydroxymethylglutaryl-CoA synthase, with protein MTKNVGILAMEIYFPPTCVQQEALEAHDGASKGKYTIGLGQDCMGFCTEVEDVISMSLTAVTSLLEKYSVDPKQIGRLEVGSETVIDKSKSIKTFLMQIFEKYGNTDVEGVDSTNACYGGTAALFNCVNWIESSSWDGRYGLVVCTDSAVYAEGPARPTGGAAAIAMLIGPDAPIAFESKYRGSHMSHAYDFYKPNLASEYPVVDGKLSQTCYLVALDLCYKHLCAKYEKFEGKPFSISDAEYFVFHSPYNKLVQKSFARLVYDDFVRNSSSIDEAAKEKLAPFSTLSNEESYQSRDLEKVSQQVAKSLYDAKVQPTTLVPKQVGNMYTASIYAAFASLLHNKNSELAGKRIILFSYGSGLTATMFSLRLQEGQHPFSLSNIASVMNVGAKLKSRHEFSPEKFVETMKLMEHRYGAKDFVTSKDCSLLAPGTYYLTEVDAMYRRFYAQKPVDNTIENGSIANGH; from the exons ATGACAAAGAATGTTGGAATTCTCGCTATGGAAATCTATTTCCCTCCTACTTGTGTTCAACAG GAGGCGTTAGAGGCACACGATGGAGCAAGTAAGGGGAAATATACAATTGGACTTGGACAAGATTGCATGGGATTTTGTACTGAGGTTGAAGATGTCATCTCCATGAG tttgacaGCTGTTACTTCACTGCTTGAAAAGTACAGTGTTGATCCTAAGCAAATTGGCCGCTTAGAAGTTGGTAGTGAAACGGTTATTGACAAGAGTAAATCTATTAAGACTTTCTTGATGCAGATTTTTGag AAATATGGAAATACTGATGTTGAAGGTGTTGACTCGACCAATGCTTGTTATGGAGGGACTGCAGCTTTGTTCAACTGTGTGAATTGGATTGAGAGTTCTTCGTGGGATGGTCGCTATGGACTAGTCGTTTGTACTGATAGTGCG GTTTATGCTGAAGGTCCTGCAAGGCCTACTGGTGGAGCCGCAGCCATTGCTATGTTGATAGGTCCAGATGCACCTATTGCTTTTGAAAGCAAATATAGGGGGAGCCATATGTCTCATGCATATGATTTTTACAAGCCTAATTTGGCCAGTGAATATCCG GTTGTGGATGGCAAGCTTTCTCAAACATGCTACCTCGTGGCTCTCGATCTATGTTACAAGCATTTATGTGCCAA GTACGAAAAATTTGAGGGGAAACCATTCTCTATCTCTGACGCTGAATACTTTGTCTTTCATTCACCCTATAACAAG CTTGTACAAAAAAGTTTCGCTCGTTTGGTGTACGATGACTTCGTGAGAAATTCCAG CTCTATTGATGAGGCAGCTAAAGAAAAGCTTGCACCATTTTCGACTTTATCTAATGAAGAAAGCTATCAAAGCCGAGATCTTGAAAAG GTATCGCAGCAAGTAGCCAAGTCTCTTTATGATGCAAAGGTGCAGCCAACCACTTTGGTTCCAAAGCAAGTCGGCAACATGTATACTGCATCTATATATGCAGCATTTGCATCCCTTCTCCACAATAAAAACTCTGAACTG GCAGGCAAGCGGATAATACTGTTCTCTTATGGGAGTGGTTTGACAGCCACAATGTTCTCATTGAGACTGCAAGAAGGTCAGCATCCATTTAGCTTGTCAAACATTGCATCCGTGATGAATGTTGGCGCGAAATTGAAGTCAAGGCATGAG TTCTCCCCGGAGAAGTTTGTTGAAACCATGAAGTTAATGGAGCACCGATATGGAGCAAAAGACTTTGTGACGAGCAAGGATTGCAGCCTGTTGGCTCCGGGAACATACTATCTGACAGAAGTTGATGCAATGTATCGAAGATTTTATGCCCAGAAACCTGTCGACAACACGATTGAGAATGGTTCCATTGCTAATGGCCACTGA